In Chryseobacterium turcicum, a single window of DNA contains:
- a CDS encoding GNAT family N-acetyltransferase: MHLETKRLILRKFEETDFERLFLLDSNPEVMKYVGMPPLSKAEESKEVVKMIMKQYEDNGLGRLAVIEKESELLIGWSGLKLNTSEVNGYQNFYELGYRFLPETWGKGYATESGKASLDYGFNDLKAEIIYAYAHCENTASNHILTKLGFEKTGEFTEPDGICFWYELNVKNYTY, translated from the coding sequence ATGCATTTAGAAACAAAAAGACTGATTTTAAGAAAATTTGAAGAAACAGATTTTGAACGGCTATTTCTTCTCGACTCTAATCCTGAAGTGATGAAATATGTAGGAATGCCACCACTTTCAAAAGCCGAAGAATCGAAAGAAGTGGTAAAAATGATTATGAAGCAATATGAAGACAATGGCTTGGGAAGACTTGCCGTTATCGAAAAAGAAAGCGAACTTCTTATCGGCTGGAGCGGATTAAAACTCAATACTTCAGAAGTAAACGGATATCAAAATTTCTACGAACTTGGTTACCGTTTTTTACCTGAAACATGGGGAAAAGGTTATGCTACAGAATCGGGAAAAGCATCTTTGGATTATGGTTTTAATGATTTGAAGGCAGAAATAATTTATGCATATGCTCATTGTGAAAACACGGCTTCTAATCATATTTTAACGAAACTTGGATTTGAAAAAACAGGAGAATTTACCGAGCCAGACGGAATTTGTTTCTGGTACGAACTAAATGTCAAAAATTACACTTATTAA
- a CDS encoding leucine-rich repeat domain-containing protein yields the protein MKCKIITLLLMISAIHFFSCQNLVFKDKKFEKAVIENFDLNKDGFINHEEAEKTENLFLVNKGITSADDLVYFKNAKMIVLDKNTISKISLIKLNKLELFSCAYCETQIFSTENLDALTSLYLDNNRMTNISLKSTPKIDQLTISLNQLKTIDVSTLNYLRRLNIEHNQIQKLDISKNLNLQILNIIGNPLKETDIKKSTKNATILGFEKN from the coding sequence ATGAAATGTAAAATAATTACTTTACTTTTAATGATTTCTGCAATTCATTTTTTCAGTTGCCAAAATTTGGTTTTTAAAGATAAAAAATTTGAAAAAGCTGTTATAGAAAATTTTGATCTCAACAAAGATGGTTTTATCAATCACGAGGAAGCTGAAAAAACAGAAAATCTTTTCCTTGTCAATAAAGGTATTACCTCCGCTGATGATTTGGTTTATTTTAAAAATGCGAAAATGATTGTTCTTGATAAAAATACAATCTCAAAAATTTCGCTCATAAAACTAAATAAATTGGAGCTTTTTTCATGTGCTTATTGCGAAACACAAATTTTTTCAACAGAAAATCTTGATGCGTTAACTTCTCTTTATCTTGACAATAATCGGATGACAAATATTTCGCTGAAATCTACACCGAAAATTGATCAATTAACTATATCTTTAAATCAATTAAAGACGATTGATGTAAGTACACTCAACTATTTAAGAAGATTAAATATTGAGCATAATCAGATTCAAAAACTTGATATTTCTAAAAATTTAAACTTACAAATTTTGAATATTATAGGAAACCCATTGAAAGAAACTGACATCAAAAAAAGTACGAAAAACGCAACAATTTTAGGATTTGAAAAAAATTAA
- the gldB gene encoding gliding motility lipoprotein GldB → MKIFRIAALSCLLVLALNSCKKEQETDWKVEIKNPAEKVEVTDISKELYDVNVPLGQFKAKFPWFQGTVSDADFAKNRVNPDEVKIYKEAISKIDQAKLQKELQDLFSHIKYYFPEFKTPKVYLFSSTLQMIQDPIFFDDKTNFLFIDVSGFMGNNNPNYKGLENYFQKSMNPNNIVPKVSRIFAEQVVPFSPDHQKFIDLLVYNGKIMLLQDAFLPETPDYLKMDYDKKQYDWSVANQANVYNYFVEQNLIFGDDHRLVDRFINPGPFSKFYTEIDNESSPMVGVYIGWQICKEYLKKNPETKLIDFLKMDATEIFNKAGYKPKLEE, encoded by the coding sequence ATGAAGATTTTTAGAATTGCAGCACTTTCATGCCTTTTAGTTTTAGCACTGAACTCTTGTAAAAAAGAGCAGGAGACCGATTGGAAAGTAGAAATAAAAAATCCTGCCGAGAAGGTAGAAGTTACCGATATTTCAAAAGAATTGTACGATGTAAATGTTCCTTTGGGTCAGTTTAAAGCTAAGTTTCCATGGTTTCAGGGAACGGTTTCTGATGCCGACTTTGCCAAAAACAGAGTGAACCCTGATGAAGTGAAGATTTATAAAGAAGCAATTTCAAAAATAGATCAGGCAAAGCTTCAAAAAGAACTTCAGGATTTGTTTTCGCACATCAAGTATTATTTTCCAGAGTTTAAAACACCGAAAGTATATCTGTTTTCATCAACATTACAGATGATTCAGGATCCTATATTTTTTGATGATAAAACCAATTTTCTATTTATTGATGTGAGCGGTTTTATGGGAAATAATAATCCGAATTATAAAGGATTGGAAAATTATTTTCAAAAATCTATGAATCCGAATAATATTGTTCCTAAAGTTTCACGAATATTTGCAGAACAGGTTGTTCCTTTTTCTCCCGATCATCAAAAATTTATTGATCTTTTGGTGTATAACGGAAAAATAATGTTGCTTCAGGATGCTTTTCTTCCTGAAACGCCGGATTATCTGAAAATGGATTACGACAAAAAGCAATACGACTGGTCTGTGGCTAATCAAGCCAATGTTTATAATTATTTTGTTGAACAGAATTTGATTTTTGGAGATGATCACCGTTTGGTAGACCGTTTCATTAATCCTGGACCATTTTCAAAGTTTTATACAGAAATTGATAACGAATCTTCTCCCATGGTTGGTGTTTACATCGGATGGCAGATTTGTAAAGAATATCTAAAGAAAAATCCTGAAACTAAACTGATTGACTTCCTTAAAATGGATGCCACAGAAATCTTTAATAAAGCAGGATACAAACCAAAATTAGAAGAATAA
- the gldC gene encoding gliding motility protein GldC — MRKTQITIDVELDENHIPEKMTWNAQDGGVEKEETKAVMISVWDEKKSEALRIDLWTKEMPVDQMKMFMHQILVSMGSTYQRATGEDDVAAWIEEIAEEFAVKSAIKM, encoded by the coding sequence ATGAGAAAGACTCAAATAACGATAGATGTAGAGCTGGATGAAAATCATATTCCTGAAAAAATGACATGGAATGCTCAGGATGGAGGAGTTGAAAAAGAAGAAACAAAAGCAGTAATGATTTCTGTTTGGGACGAAAAAAAATCTGAAGCTTTAAGAATCGACCTTTGGACAAAAGAAATGCCCGTTGACCAAATGAAAATGTTTATGCATCAGATTTTGGTTTCTATGGGAAGTACGTATCAAAGAGCTACAGGTGAAGATGATGTAGCAGCCTGGATTGAAGAAATCGCAGAAGAATTTGCGGTAAAATCGGCAATAAAAATGTAG
- a CDS encoding cystathionine gamma-synthase has protein sequence MNFNTKVIHGGQHHESATGSVNVPVFLTSTFAQKSPGVHSGYEYSRAANPTRQALEDSLASIENGARGLAFGSGLAAIDCVLKLLNPGDEVIAVDDLYGGTYRMFTRLFEKYQLKFTFVNFDDASKIADIITDNTKLIWIETPTNPLMKLVDIKAVVEIAKGKDILVAVDNTFATPYLQRPIDMGADIVMHSATKYLGGHSDVIAGALIAKDVELGEKLHFIQFASGGILGPHDSYLVLRGIKTLALRVQRHSENGMAVAKYLESHPAVAQVIYPGLESHPQYELAKAQMKDFGGMVSFTFKSGKKEDAIKFLEKVRVFTLAESLGGVESLANHPALMTHASIPAEKRAELGITDDLVRLSVGIEDAEDLIADLEKAFS, from the coding sequence ATGAATTTCAATACAAAAGTTATACACGGTGGGCAACATCACGAATCTGCTACAGGTTCTGTAAATGTTCCTGTATTTTTAACATCAACATTTGCACAAAAAAGTCCTGGCGTACACTCAGGATACGAATATTCTAGAGCAGCAAACCCTACAAGACAGGCTTTAGAAGATTCTTTGGCAAGCATTGAAAACGGAGCGAGAGGTTTAGCTTTCGGTTCTGGTTTGGCAGCTATCGACTGTGTTTTAAAGTTACTAAATCCTGGTGATGAGGTAATTGCAGTTGATGATTTATATGGTGGAACGTACAGAATGTTTACCAGACTTTTCGAAAAATATCAATTAAAATTTACGTTCGTGAATTTTGATGATGCTTCAAAAATTGCAGACATTATTACAGATAATACCAAATTAATCTGGATAGAAACTCCTACAAATCCATTAATGAAGTTGGTGGATATTAAGGCGGTGGTAGAAATTGCAAAAGGAAAAGATATTTTGGTTGCTGTTGATAACACATTTGCAACACCATATTTGCAAAGACCCATCGATATGGGAGCTGATATTGTGATGCACTCAGCGACAAAATATTTAGGAGGTCACTCTGATGTTATCGCGGGAGCTTTAATTGCTAAAGATGTTGAATTAGGTGAAAAACTTCACTTTATTCAGTTTGCGAGCGGTGGAATTTTAGGGCCTCACGATTCTTATTTGGTATTGAGAGGAATTAAAACTTTGGCATTAAGAGTTCAAAGACATTCTGAAAACGGAATGGCAGTCGCAAAATATCTAGAATCTCATCCTGCAGTTGCACAAGTAATTTACCCAGGATTAGAGTCTCACCCGCAATATGAATTGGCAAAAGCTCAGATGAAAGATTTTGGTGGAATGGTTTCTTTCACATTTAAATCTGGTAAAAAAGAAGATGCTATCAAATTCTTAGAAAAAGTAAGAGTTTTCACATTGGCAGAATCTTTGGGTGGTGTAGAATCTCTGGCAAATCACCCTGCTTTGATGACTCACGCTTCTATTCCGGCTGAAAAACGTGCAGAATTGGGTATTACCGATGATTTGGTTCGTTTAAGCGTTGGAATTGAGGATGCAGAAGATCTTATCGCAGATTTAGAGAAAGCTTTTTCTTAA
- a CDS encoding GNAT family N-acetyltransferase, which produces MKNTRKATIQDVQQLAELFDQYRVFYHKDSDIHAAESFLKERIENGDSEIFVAESEGQLVGFVQLYPLFSSTRMKRYWLLNDLYVNENYRGKGFSKELIEEAKQLATSTNASGILLETGKSNDIGNKLYPSCGFEIYDEVNFYEWKIL; this is translated from the coding sequence ATGAAAAATACCAGAAAAGCAACGATTCAAGATGTACAACAGTTAGCTGAATTGTTTGATCAGTACAGAGTTTTTTATCATAAAGATTCTGATATTCATGCTGCTGAAAGTTTTTTAAAAGAGAGAATTGAAAACGGTGATTCTGAAATTTTTGTCGCTGAAAGTGAAGGTCAGTTAGTTGGCTTTGTTCAATTATATCCGTTATTTTCTTCTACAAGAATGAAACGTTATTGGTTGTTGAATGATTTGTATGTCAACGAAAATTATCGTGGAAAAGGCTTTTCAAAAGAATTGATTGAAGAAGCGAAACAACTGGCGACATCCACAAATGCTTCCGGAATTTTATTGGAAACCGGAAAATCCAACGACATCGGAAACAAACTTTACCCAAGTTGCGGATTTGAAATTTATGATGAAGTGAATTTCTATGAATGGAAGATTTTATAA
- a CDS encoding DinB family protein codes for MTDFQKYIQRYLDLIPSENWLEELKKSGDKTVSLFSFLTEEQSKFAYAEGKWTLKEVLLHLSDTERIFQYRVLSIARGEEKNLPGFDEELYAQNSFANDRSLDSLLEEYQLVRRSSEILLETMNSSALNNTGTANGNQISAETIGKLIVGHNIHHLNVIEERYLPNL; via the coding sequence ATGACAGATTTTCAAAAATACATACAACGATATTTAGATTTAATTCCATCAGAAAACTGGTTGGAAGAATTAAAAAAGTCGGGAGATAAAACCGTTTCTTTATTTTCATTTTTGACTGAAGAACAATCAAAATTTGCTTATGCAGAAGGAAAATGGACGTTGAAAGAAGTTCTTCTTCATTTATCTGACACGGAAAGGATTTTTCAATACCGAGTTTTGTCTATTGCAAGAGGAGAGGAGAAGAATTTACCGGGTTTTGATGAAGAATTGTACGCTCAAAATTCTTTTGCCAACGATAGAAGTTTAGATTCTTTATTGGAAGAATATCAGTTGGTGAGAAGGTCTTCAGAAATTTTGCTGGAAACAATGAATTCTTCAGCCTTGAATAATACTGGAACAGCTAATGGTAATCAAATTTCAGCCGAAACGATTGGAAAACTGATTGTTGGACATAATATTCATCATTTGAATGTGATTGAGGAAAGGTATTTGCCGAATTTGTAA
- a CDS encoding L-threonylcarbamoyladenylate synthase yields MENIIQILKSGGTILYPTDTIWGIGCDATNIDAINKIFDIKKREKNKSMIILVESEKRLQDLVDVPEMAWEIMDLSEKPVTLVYQNPKGLPKELLAEDGSIGIRLVKDLYCKKLITKLNKPLVSTSANFSGDKSPLKFSDISKEIIDLVDFAVEEDREKVSQYSGSSVIKIWSDNRIKVLRE; encoded by the coding sequence ATGGAAAACATCATACAAATTTTAAAATCAGGCGGAACAATTCTTTATCCAACAGACACCATCTGGGGAATAGGTTGTGACGCGACAAATATAGACGCTATCAACAAAATTTTCGATATTAAAAAACGCGAAAAAAATAAATCCATGATTATTTTGGTGGAATCTGAAAAAAGATTGCAGGATTTGGTAGACGTTCCGGAAATGGCTTGGGAAATCATGGATTTAAGCGAAAAACCGGTAACATTGGTTTATCAAAATCCGAAAGGTTTGCCGAAAGAATTACTCGCAGAAGACGGAAGCATCGGAATTCGCTTGGTGAAAGATCTCTATTGCAAAAAATTAATTACAAAACTTAATAAACCATTGGTTTCAACTTCAGCTAATTTTAGTGGTGATAAAAGTCCGTTAAAATTCTCTGATATTTCAAAAGAAATTATTGATTTGGTAGATTTTGCAGTAGAAGAAGATCGCGAGAAAGTTTCGCAATATTCAGGTTCTTCGGTAATCAAAATCTGGAGTGACAACAGAATAAAAGTTCTTCGCGAGTAA
- a CDS encoding CCA tRNA nucleotidyltransferase, which translates to MFINLTQNKNLKLFKIISEVAAANNQSVYIVGGFVRDLLMKRKASTDIDFVTEQSGIELAQNVGKEIDPKMKVSVFKTYGTAMIRYKDLELEFVGARKESYTEDSRKPEVEGGTIEDDQKRRDFTINAMAISLNKDNFGELIDPFDGIGDLGKEILRTPLEPAQTYSDDPLRMMRAVRFASTLNFTIEENSLNAIKQEAERIKIVSMERIMVEFNKIMLSKKPSIGLRLMEETGLMKLIIPELIDLKGVEEVEGQTHKDNFYHTLEVVDNISENTDNLWLRWAALLHDIGKAPTKKFVEGTGWTFHGHEFLGSKMVKTLFQKLKLPLNADMKYVQKMVKLSSRPIALITDDTSDAALRRLLFDAGEDMEDLFTLCKADITTKNSRKQERFKKNFQYVAVKIKEVEEKDQVRNFQPPITGEEIMTMFNLKPGREIGILKEKVKEAILEGEIGNDHEEARNFVIAEAEKLGLTLI; encoded by the coding sequence ATGTTCATCAATCTTACTCAAAATAAAAATCTAAAACTTTTCAAAATAATTTCTGAAGTGGCAGCGGCAAATAACCAGTCGGTGTACATTGTGGGTGGTTTTGTGCGTGATCTTTTAATGAAAAGAAAAGCGTCTACCGATATTGATTTTGTGACCGAGCAAAGCGGAATTGAGCTTGCCCAAAATGTAGGAAAAGAAATTGATCCTAAGATGAAAGTTTCGGTTTTTAAAACCTATGGAACAGCGATGATCAGATACAAAGACCTTGAATTGGAATTTGTAGGCGCAAGAAAAGAAAGCTACACTGAAGACAGCCGAAAACCTGAAGTAGAAGGCGGAACAATAGAAGATGATCAAAAAAGAAGAGATTTTACCATCAATGCAATGGCGATTTCTTTAAATAAAGATAATTTTGGAGAATTAATAGATCCTTTTGATGGAATTGGTGATTTAGGAAAAGAAATTCTGAGAACACCCTTAGAACCTGCTCAAACATATTCTGATGATCCTTTGAGAATGATGAGAGCGGTACGTTTTGCTTCAACTTTAAATTTTACGATTGAAGAAAATTCTTTAAATGCAATAAAGCAGGAGGCAGAAAGAATCAAGATTGTTTCTATGGAAAGAATCATGGTTGAGTTTAATAAAATCATGTTGTCTAAGAAACCTTCAATTGGTTTAAGATTGATGGAAGAAACGGGCTTAATGAAGCTTATTATTCCTGAATTGATTGATTTGAAAGGGGTGGAAGAAGTAGAAGGACAGACTCACAAAGATAATTTTTACCATACGTTGGAAGTGGTTGATAATATTTCTGAAAACACAGATAATTTGTGGCTTCGTTGGGCTGCTTTGCTTCACGACATCGGAAAAGCTCCGACTAAAAAGTTTGTTGAAGGAACAGGCTGGACTTTTCATGGGCATGAGTTTTTAGGCTCAAAAATGGTAAAAACACTTTTCCAAAAACTAAAATTACCATTGAATGCTGACATGAAGTATGTTCAGAAAATGGTGAAACTTTCATCTCGTCCTATTGCTTTGATTACTGATGATACTTCAGATGCGGCATTAAGAAGACTGCTCTTTGATGCAGGTGAAGATATGGAAGATTTATTCACGCTTTGTAAAGCTGATATTACGACCAAAAATTCTAGAAAACAGGAAAGATTTAAGAAAAATTTCCAATATGTTGCGGTAAAAATAAAAGAAGTGGAAGAAAAAGATCAGGTAAGAAATTTTCAACCACCTATTACGGGAGAAGAAATTATGACGATGTTTAATCTGAAACCCGGTCGTGAAATTGGAATTTTAAAGGAAAAAGTAAAAGAAGCAATTTTGGAAGGTGAGATTGGAAATGATCATGAAGAAGCCCGAAATTTTGTAATTGCAGAAGCCGAAAAATTAGGTTTAACACTTATTTAA